From Musa acuminata AAA Group cultivar baxijiao chromosome BXJ3-8, Cavendish_Baxijiao_AAA, whole genome shotgun sequence, one genomic window encodes:
- the LOC135644643 gene encoding enoyl-[acyl-carrier-protein] reductase, mitochondrial-like: MASLRLTLRSLGVSHRSCPRFPLSRITSNTFRGFATNLSPPSKAVVYEQQGPPDQVTRVIDLPPVELKANDVCVKMLAAPINPSDINRIEGVYPARPILPAIGGHEGVGEVYSVGSGVCNLSVGDWVIPSPPSFGTWQTYIVKEETVWHKIDKDVPMEYAATINVNPLTALRMLEDFVKLSPGDTIIQNGATSIVGQCVIQLARIQGVHSVNIIRDRVGSEEAKGKLKNLGADEVYTESQLEVKNIKSLLGDLPEPILGFNCVGGSAASLVLKLLRQGGTMVTYGGMSRKPVTVPTSAFIFKDLALRGFWLQKWTNSEKAKDCIPMIDHILTLVKNGKLKYEMELVPLEDFSTALDKALGKSGSHPKQVIRF, encoded by the exons ATGGCGTCTCTCAGGCTGACTCTGAGGTCCCTCGGCGTGTCGCATAGAAGCTGCCCGCGATTCCCTCTTTCGCGTATTACGTCGAACACCTTTCGAGGGTTCGCCACCAACCTTTCTCCGCCTTCCAAGGCCGTCGTCTACGAACAGCAAGGGCCCCCAGATCAGGTCACCAG GGTAATTGATCTCCCGCCCGTGGAACTGAAAGCGAATGATGTGTGCGTCAAGATGCTTGCGGCTCCTATCAATCCTTCAGACATCAACAGGATAGAAG GTGTTTACCCTGCGAGGCCTATACTACCTGCAATCGGAGGACATGAGGGGGTTGGAGAAGTATACTCAGTGGGCTCTGGTGTGTGTAATCTCTCAGTAGGTGACTGGGTCATACCATCTCCTCCATCCTTTG GAACATGGCAAACTTATATTGTGAAAGAAGAGACTGTTTGGCACAAAATAGATAAAGATGTTCCTATGGAGTATGCTGCGACCATTAATGTAAATCCTCTGACTGCTCTGCGGATGCTGGAAGATTTTGTCAAGCTGAGCCCTG GTGATACCATCATCCAAAATGGTGCTACGAGTATTGTGGGACAATGTGTTATTCAGCTTGCTAGAATTCAGGGTGTCCATAGTGTAAATATTATAAGAGACAG AGTTGGATCAGAAGAAGCTAAAGGAAAACTTAAGAATCTTGGGGCAGACGAGGTGTACACTGAAAGCCAGCTGGAAGTGAAGAACATCAAGAGTCTTCTG GGTGATCTGCCAGAACCCATCTTAGGATTCAATTGTGTTGGGGGGAGTGCTGCTTCACTGGTTCTCAAGTTGTTGAG GCAAGGAGGCACCATGGTAACATACGGAGGCATGTCAAGGAAACCTGTCACTGTACCTACTTCAGCATTCATTTTCAAG GATCTTGCTCTGCGGGGATTTTGGCTGCAGAAGTGGACAAATTCAGAGAAAGCTAAAGATTGTATACCAATGATAGACCACATTTTGACCTTGGTGAAGAATGGCAAGCTTAAGTACGA GATGGAGCTGGTTCCTTTGGAAGATTTCAGTACTGCACTAGATAAGGCACTTGGGAAATCAGGCAGCCATCCCAAACAGGTTATCAGATTCTAA